The bacterium genome includes a window with the following:
- a CDS encoding lysophospholipid acyltransferase family protein has translation MKENRLPTQPNAAMRLAGAVILKLSGWKIEGNFPDLPKAVVIAAPHTSNWDFIIGIAAKSKLQLKIHWLGKHTLFRKPFDRFFRWLGGTPVERNSSQGIVEQTIELFRSQEQFLLGLSPEGTRKKVDRWKTGFYQIAKGAGVPIIPVAFDYSKKIVLIGKPLEASGSTEEDFQRLRAFYADVKGKIPQNFNANFS, from the coding sequence ATGAAGGAAAACCGGCTGCCCACGCAGCCGAACGCAGCAATGCGACTGGCCGGCGCCGTTATCTTGAAACTGTCCGGCTGGAAAATTGAAGGCAATTTCCCTGACCTCCCCAAAGCAGTAGTGATCGCCGCTCCACACACCTCGAATTGGGATTTCATCATTGGGATCGCCGCAAAATCAAAACTTCAATTGAAAATTCACTGGCTGGGAAAACATACTCTTTTTCGCAAACCTTTTGACCGCTTCTTCCGGTGGCTCGGTGGAACTCCGGTGGAAAGAAATTCTTCGCAGGGCATTGTGGAACAAACGATCGAATTGTTTCGAAGTCAGGAACAGTTCCTGTTAGGGCTTTCACCGGAAGGAACAAGAAAAAAAGTCGATCGCTGGAAGACAGGTTTTTATCAAATCGCCAAAGGAGCCGGTGTTCCGATCATTCCTGTTGCTTTTGATTATTCCAAAAAGATTGTCCTGATCGGTAAACCTCTGGAAGCATCCGGATCCACGGAAGAAGATTTTCAAAGACTGCGAGCATTTTATGCTGATGTGAAAGGAAAAATCCCGCAGAACTTCAACGCGAATTTCTCTTAA